One region of Termitidicoccus mucosus genomic DNA includes:
- the uvrA gene encoding excinuclease ABC subunit UvrA, giving the protein MPSAATHIHVKGAREHNLKNLEVRIPRGKLVVLTGPSGSGKSSLAFDTIYAEGYRKYMESLSTQARQVLEQLKRPDVDFIHGLSPVLAIEQRAGGGSPRSTIATVTEIADYARLLWALHGQQFCPRDGGRVTRRSLDDNVARVLASAAGERVMLLAPLMRSRPSVLREELPRLRQRGFQRVRLDGEIKNLDDNKLIPAGAAEIAVDLVVDRLVATVEQRSRLADSLELAFREGRDRAIVLAQKNADAPWREINLSQSLACEICGDVFEKLTPRHFSFNHTEGACPTCGGLGRKLRFVPELVVPDPAKSVRGGAIKPWRIGGKNLIIKHNAILKQLAEQLPFDADTPWSELPEATRLTLMHGAGERLFAFKLKRMREPRAMPFPGVLAMLDESWRETDSDGFRARLTTFMVSGECPECHGARLNARSAAVVLFSIFDGRLLASLGTRFSISPSRAVADADMERQLPVENRESKIENTLTFPQFLTLDVAAAHAVARGLSAALAGDEALREIVTGIEQRLHFLLQTGLGYLTLDRDYDTLSGGEAQRVRLATQLGMGLMGVIYVLDEPSIGLHPADNGRLLAQLRELRDRGNTVLVVEHDEDTMRIADEIIELGPEAGVEGGRILFQGTPAECAAQSPRVSRTGPYLARARFVEKDAATKTPDGLWLTVREAREHNLRGIDARFPAGLLTCVTGVSGSGKSTLVNDILAAAAARKLNGATKTFPGKHRSIENLDTFEKLVQVDQEPIGRSPRSNPATYTKLLDQLRDLFAQVPLAKVRGYKASRFSFNVRGGRCERCQGDGVIKLDMQFMADAYAPCPSCGGRRFNRETLEILFHGKSIADVLDMTVREAMQLFRNIPRIMDKLETLAAVGLGYLTLGQSATTLSGGEAQRIKLSLELSKRQQGDTLYILDEPTTGLHWTDIQNLMDLLFKLRDAGNTVIVIEHNLDVINLADWIIDLGPGGGADGGDIVFAGPRHEIERPEHVARSLTGAALKRWREAQPK; this is encoded by the coding sequence ATGCCTTCCGCCGCCACACACATCCACGTCAAAGGAGCCCGCGAGCACAATCTCAAGAACCTCGAGGTGCGCATTCCGCGTGGGAAACTCGTCGTGCTCACCGGGCCGAGCGGCTCGGGCAAGTCATCGCTGGCCTTCGACACCATCTACGCCGAGGGCTACCGCAAATACATGGAGTCGCTCTCCACCCAGGCGCGCCAAGTGCTCGAACAGCTCAAGCGCCCCGACGTCGATTTCATCCACGGCCTCTCGCCCGTGCTCGCCATCGAGCAGCGCGCCGGCGGCGGCTCGCCGCGCAGCACCATCGCCACCGTCACCGAGATCGCCGACTACGCCCGCCTGCTCTGGGCCTTGCACGGACAACAATTCTGCCCGCGCGACGGCGGCCGCGTCACCCGGCGCTCGCTCGACGACAACGTCGCCCGCGTCCTCGCCAGCGCCGCCGGCGAGCGCGTCATGCTCCTCGCCCCGCTCATGCGCTCCAGGCCCAGCGTGCTCCGCGAGGAACTCCCCCGGCTGCGCCAGCGCGGCTTCCAGCGCGTGCGCCTCGACGGTGAAATCAAGAACCTCGACGACAACAAACTCATCCCGGCCGGCGCCGCCGAGATCGCCGTCGATCTGGTGGTTGACCGCCTCGTCGCCACCGTCGAGCAGCGCAGCCGACTCGCCGACTCGCTGGAGCTCGCCTTTCGCGAGGGCCGCGACCGCGCCATCGTGCTCGCGCAAAAAAACGCCGACGCGCCCTGGCGAGAAATCAACCTCAGCCAGTCGCTCGCCTGCGAGATTTGCGGCGACGTCTTCGAGAAACTCACCCCGCGCCACTTCTCCTTCAACCACACCGAGGGCGCGTGCCCGACCTGCGGCGGCCTCGGGCGGAAACTGCGTTTCGTCCCCGAACTCGTCGTGCCCGACCCGGCGAAATCCGTGCGCGGCGGCGCGATCAAACCGTGGCGCATCGGCGGGAAAAACCTCATTATCAAGCACAACGCCATCCTCAAGCAACTCGCCGAGCAGCTTCCTTTCGATGCCGACACGCCTTGGAGCGAGCTGCCCGAGGCGACGCGCCTCACGCTCATGCACGGCGCGGGCGAGCGCCTGTTCGCCTTCAAATTGAAGCGCATGCGCGAGCCGCGCGCCATGCCCTTTCCCGGCGTGCTCGCCATGCTCGACGAAAGCTGGCGCGAGACCGACAGCGACGGTTTTCGCGCCCGCCTGACGACCTTCATGGTGAGCGGCGAGTGCCCCGAGTGCCACGGCGCGCGGCTGAACGCGCGCAGCGCGGCGGTGGTGTTATTTTCGATTTTCGATGGCAGGCTTCTCGCTTCGCTCGGAACTCGCTTTTCGATTTCGCCCTCCCGCGCGGTTGCGGATGCGGACATGGAGCGGCAGCTCCCAGTCGAGAATCGAGAATCGAAAATCGAAAATACCCTCACCTTCCCCCAGTTCCTCACCCTCGACGTCGCCGCCGCGCACGCCGTCGCGCGCGGGCTTTCCGCCGCGCTGGCCGGCGACGAGGCGCTGCGCGAAATCGTCACGGGCATCGAGCAGCGCCTGCACTTCCTGCTCCAGACCGGCCTCGGCTACCTCACGCTCGACCGCGACTACGACACGCTCTCCGGCGGCGAGGCCCAGCGCGTGCGCCTCGCCACCCAGCTCGGCATGGGCCTCATGGGCGTCATTTACGTGCTCGACGAACCCAGCATCGGCCTGCACCCCGCCGACAACGGTCGCCTCCTCGCCCAGCTCCGCGAACTCCGCGACCGCGGCAACACCGTGCTCGTCGTCGAGCACGACGAGGACACCATGCGCATCGCCGACGAAATCATCGAGCTCGGCCCCGAGGCCGGCGTCGAGGGCGGCCGCATCCTCTTCCAGGGCACGCCCGCCGAATGCGCCGCGCAGTCCCCGCGCGTTTCCCGCACCGGCCCCTATCTCGCCCGCGCGCGCTTCGTCGAAAAAGACGCCGCGACCAAAACCCCCGACGGCCTTTGGCTCACCGTGCGCGAGGCCCGCGAACACAACCTCCGCGGCATCGACGCCCGCTTTCCCGCCGGCCTCCTGACCTGCGTGACCGGCGTCTCCGGCTCGGGAAAATCCACCCTCGTCAACGACATCCTCGCCGCCGCCGCCGCGCGCAAGCTCAACGGCGCGACCAAGACCTTCCCCGGAAAACACCGGAGTATCGAGAATCTGGATACCTTCGAGAAACTCGTGCAGGTTGACCAGGAGCCCATCGGCCGCAGCCCGCGCTCGAACCCCGCGACCTACACCAAGCTCCTCGACCAGCTCCGCGACCTCTTCGCGCAGGTCCCGCTCGCCAAGGTGCGCGGCTACAAGGCCAGCCGCTTTTCCTTCAACGTGCGCGGCGGACGCTGCGAGCGCTGCCAGGGCGACGGCGTCATCAAGCTCGACATGCAGTTCATGGCCGACGCCTACGCGCCCTGCCCGAGTTGCGGCGGGCGGCGTTTCAACCGCGAGACGCTGGAAATCCTCTTTCACGGAAAATCCATCGCCGACGTGCTCGACATGACCGTGCGCGAGGCCATGCAGCTCTTCCGCAACATCCCGCGCATCATGGACAAGCTCGAGACGCTGGCCGCCGTCGGGCTCGGTTACCTCACGCTCGGCCAGTCCGCGACCACGCTTTCCGGCGGCGAGGCGCAGCGCATCAAGCTCTCGCTCGAGCTCAGCAAACGCCAGCAGGGCGACACGCTCTACATCCTCGACGAGCCGACCACCGGCCTGCACTGGACCGACATCCAGAACCTCATGGACCTGCTCTTCAAGTTGCGCGACGCGGGCAACACGGTCATCGTCATCGAGCACAACCTCGACGTGATCAACCTGGCCGACTGGATCATCGACCTCGGCCCCGGCGGCGGCGCGGACGGCGGCGACATCGTGTTTGCCGGCCCGCGCCACGAGATCGAGCGCCCGGAGCACGTCGCGCGTTCCCTCACCGGCGCCGCCCTGAAACGCTGGCGCGAGGCGCAGCCAAAGTAG
- a CDS encoding peptide chain release factor family protein encodes MDLPEKIQARLDAIGALAADVEEHFTRGSGPGGQKINKTASTVRLLHRPTGVEVRVQRERSQAANRELAWATLCEKLETRLCEAEADRRAAREKTRRRNRGKSRAQKARMVADKRRRGAAKALRGKVRGAE; translated from the coding sequence ATGGATTTACCGGAGAAAATTCAAGCGCGTCTCGACGCCATCGGGGCGCTCGCCGCCGACGTGGAGGAGCATTTCACGCGCGGCTCCGGGCCGGGCGGGCAGAAAATAAACAAAACCGCCTCGACGGTCCGCCTGCTGCACCGCCCGACCGGCGTGGAGGTGCGCGTGCAGCGCGAACGCTCCCAGGCCGCGAACCGCGAGCTGGCGTGGGCAACACTCTGCGAAAAGCTCGAGACCCGCCTGTGCGAGGCCGAGGCCGACCGCCGCGCGGCCCGCGAAAAAACGCGCCGGCGCAACCGCGGAAAATCCCGCGCGCAAAAGGCGCGCATGGTCGCCGACAAGCGGCGCCGCGGCGCCGCGAAGGCATTGCGAGGCAAGGTGCGCGGGGCGGAGTGA
- a CDS encoding AAA family ATPase has protein sequence MITGPEWSKKLRGEIAKAVIGQDAVVERLLVALLANGHVLLEGMPGLAKTLLIKSLGTALGVQFERIQFTPDLLPSDVVGTMVFQPKTGEFMPHRGPIFANLVLADEINRAPAKVQSALLEAMQERQVTIGGATHALPRPFFVMATQNPVEQEGTYPLPEAQTDRFLFKLIVDYPAADEEALMMERWGQVTKQPELVPASSGGELLAIRAEVDRVHVSPAVQGYILALVRGTRALAADPKDKLDPSAKRILSFGASPRASLALYQAARALAWLRGQDYVTPSLVQEIAPDVLRHRMGLTYEAEAEETTTDKVVGHVLAKTPVPAVK, from the coding sequence ATGATTACCGGCCCAGAATGGTCAAAGAAACTTCGCGGCGAAATCGCCAAGGCCGTCATCGGCCAGGACGCCGTCGTGGAGCGGCTCCTCGTCGCTCTGCTCGCCAACGGGCATGTGCTCCTCGAGGGCATGCCCGGCCTCGCGAAAACCCTCCTCATCAAATCGCTCGGCACCGCGCTCGGCGTGCAGTTCGAGCGCATCCAGTTCACGCCCGACCTGCTGCCCAGCGACGTGGTGGGCACGATGGTGTTCCAGCCGAAGACCGGCGAGTTCATGCCCCATCGCGGGCCGATTTTCGCCAACCTCGTGCTCGCCGACGAAATCAACCGCGCGCCCGCCAAGGTGCAGTCGGCGCTGCTCGAGGCGATGCAGGAGCGGCAGGTCACCATCGGCGGCGCCACGCACGCGCTGCCCAGGCCGTTTTTCGTGATGGCCACGCAAAACCCGGTCGAGCAGGAGGGCACCTATCCGCTGCCCGAGGCGCAGACCGACCGCTTCCTCTTCAAGCTCATCGTGGACTACCCGGCCGCCGACGAGGAGGCGCTCATGATGGAGCGCTGGGGGCAGGTCACGAAACAGCCCGAGCTCGTGCCGGCGTCGAGCGGCGGCGAGTTGCTCGCCATCCGCGCCGAGGTGGACCGCGTGCACGTCTCCCCGGCGGTGCAGGGCTACATCCTCGCGCTGGTGCGCGGCACGCGCGCGCTGGCCGCCGACCCGAAGGACAAACTCGATCCCTCCGCGAAACGCATCCTGTCCTTCGGCGCCTCGCCTCGCGCCTCGCTCGCCCTCTACCAGGCCGCCCGCGCGCTCGCCTGGCTGCGCGGCCAGGATTACGTGACGCCCTCGCTCGTGCAGGAAATCGCGCCCGACGTGCTCCGCCATCGCATGGGCCTGACCTACGAAGCCGAGGCCGAGGAAACCACCACCGACAAGGTCGTGGGCCACGTGCTCGCGAAGACCCCCGTGCCGGCGGTGAAGTGA
- a CDS encoding DUF58 domain-containing protein — MPAIPPPIPPNAVAPVPLTASPIALLRKLEWRVRHAVENVLSGEYRSAFRGRGMEFDQVVKYEFGDDIRDIDWNVTARLGEPYRKKFVEEREVTLIVVLEDAPSLQFGSGAQSKREALLELAGLVMLLGAVNRDRVGCLCASPGGYALREPVRGRGPIMHAAAALFSQTAPPIAQAAAPVEIPWQLLARAAPRHSIVIWLGDFAPRPAPDGWSLIQRRYQTMGFRVDDPWERALPAGEPFAAYDPVTGRLVTLENSAAERAAHARWRAARDDAFRNLFPDTHSRLVVGTDQNRLDALVRFFHARMAAR; from the coding sequence ATGCCCGCCATCCCGCCGCCAATCCCACCAAACGCCGTCGCGCCGGTTCCGCTCACCGCGAGCCCCATCGCGCTGCTGCGCAAGCTCGAATGGCGCGTGCGGCACGCGGTCGAAAACGTGCTCAGCGGCGAATACCGCTCGGCGTTCCGCGGGCGCGGCATGGAGTTCGACCAGGTCGTGAAATACGAGTTCGGCGACGACATCCGCGACATCGACTGGAACGTCACCGCGCGCCTCGGCGAGCCCTACCGCAAGAAATTTGTCGAGGAACGCGAGGTCACGCTCATCGTCGTGCTCGAGGACGCGCCCTCGCTCCAGTTCGGCTCCGGCGCGCAATCGAAGCGCGAGGCGCTGCTCGAACTCGCCGGCCTCGTCATGCTGCTCGGCGCCGTCAACCGCGACCGCGTCGGCTGCCTCTGCGCCTCGCCCGGCGGCTACGCGTTGCGCGAACCCGTGCGCGGGCGCGGCCCCATCATGCACGCCGCCGCGGCGCTCTTCTCGCAAACCGCGCCGCCCATCGCGCAGGCCGCCGCGCCGGTGGAGATTCCCTGGCAGCTCCTCGCGCGCGCCGCGCCGCGCCACAGCATTGTCATCTGGCTGGGTGATTTCGCCCCGCGTCCCGCGCCCGACGGCTGGTCGCTCATCCAGCGCCGTTACCAGACGATGGGTTTCCGCGTGGACGACCCGTGGGAGCGCGCGTTGCCCGCCGGCGAGCCGTTTGCCGCCTACGACCCGGTGACGGGCCGCCTGGTCACGCTTGAAAACTCCGCCGCCGAACGCGCCGCGCACGCCCGCTGGCGCGCGGCCCGCGACGACGCTTTCCGCAATTTGTTTCCCGACACGCACAGCCGCCTCGTCGTCGGCACCGACCAGAACCGCCTCGATGCGCTCGTGCGCTTTTTCCACGCGAGAATGGCGGCGCGGTGA
- a CDS encoding VWA domain-containing protein has protein sequence MSSFIFHSPLWFLALLSIPLVIWLRGFRSVPVLLVPFASAWHRPSIAGISRWPVALAALGLALLVAALARPQKVDDKREVTTQGYDLMLAIDLSGSMLAEDYERNGERINRLQAIKPVIQAFINERPQDRIGVVVFADHAYTLAPLTFDHKWLARQLERLRVGLVGAQTAIGDGLGIALTRLEQAERNENEKRKGAFVVLLSDGSNNRGALTPAQAAGIAKSRGIPVYTIGAGREGRVPYPNMDDQGRKLPGYSYMESDLDEEALRHVANETGGKYFRAHDNRTVQGAFAAIDQAEKIEFESKSYLVTTELFIWFAASGAALVFLAALLSRKRRGTAAAAGSWEAGVVR, from the coding sequence ATGAGTTCGTTCATTTTCCATAGTCCGCTCTGGTTTCTCGCGCTCCTCTCGATTCCGCTCGTGATCTGGCTGCGCGGGTTTCGCTCCGTGCCGGTGTTGCTCGTTCCCTTTGCCTCCGCGTGGCACCGCCCGTCCATCGCCGGCATCTCGCGCTGGCCGGTGGCGCTCGCCGCGCTCGGGCTCGCGCTCCTCGTCGCCGCGCTCGCGCGCCCGCAAAAGGTGGACGACAAGCGCGAGGTCACCACGCAGGGCTACGACCTCATGCTCGCCATCGACCTTTCCGGCTCGATGCTGGCCGAGGATTACGAGCGCAACGGCGAGCGCATCAACCGTCTCCAGGCCATCAAGCCCGTCATCCAGGCCTTTATCAACGAGCGCCCCCAGGACCGCATCGGCGTCGTCGTTTTTGCCGATCACGCCTACACGCTCGCGCCACTCACCTTCGACCACAAGTGGCTCGCGCGCCAGCTCGAGCGCCTGCGCGTCGGCCTCGTTGGCGCCCAGACCGCCATCGGCGACGGGCTCGGCATCGCGCTCACGCGCCTCGAGCAGGCCGAGCGCAACGAAAACGAAAAACGCAAGGGCGCCTTTGTCGTGCTGCTCTCCGACGGCTCCAACAACCGCGGCGCGCTCACGCCCGCGCAGGCCGCCGGGATCGCCAAGTCGCGCGGCATCCCCGTCTATACCATCGGCGCCGGGCGCGAGGGCAGGGTGCCTTATCCCAACATGGACGACCAGGGCCGCAAGCTTCCCGGCTATAGCTACATGGAAAGCGACCTCGACGAGGAGGCCCTGCGCCACGTCGCCAACGAGACCGGTGGAAAATATTTCCGCGCGCACGACAACAGGACCGTGCAGGGCGCATTCGCCGCCATCGACCAGGCGGAGAAAATCGAGTTCGAATCGAAATCCTACCTCGTCACCACCGAGCTCTTCATTTGGTTCGCGGCCTCGGGCGCGGCGCTCGTGTTTCTCGCCGCGCTGCTCTCGCGCAAGCGCCGCGGGACCGCCGCCGCGGCCGGCTCGTGGGAGGCGGGCGTCGTCCGATGA
- a CDS encoding VWA domain-containing protein, whose protein sequence is MNFHAPHLLWLLLVPLVFVLADLTRRVRASAVRPKILRARAGSRSLVLARGPAPVSPESKFRIRLWLGLALAVVALARPQWGRVSEPVFDQSREILIALDLSRSMLAPDIRPSRLERAKLLVSSLLGRLRGERVGLIVFAGTAFLQSPLSADYEILREFLPQLDSAYLPQGGSDYEALLKAAIGAFGEQPGGADRYLIILSDGEATDDAWKPLAAELVKKNIRVIGLGVGTDAGSMIPDGAGGFVKDERGAVVLSRLESGTLRDLADATTGVYADASSWVDLAQIIEATVATGRKGEFREENRVRMTERYQWFLAAALVFLAWSLWGEFPVRPRPRAVRLAAANAALALLLALALPAPDAAAAHQTGAPAPANTDAIDLLGGPPPSGAAAPPAAEKSDPAAPLSKLVGELSARDTLLAADYATMARATIHYGESIQASQQPVPELPVRDALAAVDAGALLDKNAADWPRLRERLEAFLKKPEDQQQKQDDQQKQDKQDQQKNDQKQDNQQQQQNQSGGNNSQDQQNQSGGQNSDSQKQDSQGGDQSQDQKNQQQQQQSDSQKNDQKQNGQDQQQQQQSGQDDQQQKQSGQDGQKDRQQQQNGEKQNQPNSAGQQQPQSENRPEPRQGEKAFDDMQKKDDQKDAAQPKPEAGDQRQQPQPDKQPAPSGDAQPQPANPGDTQQVGGTAGDQSAQPVDPALVVPLQKLDQIRNQDSPARLFQLMQDPNQPVKKGKDW, encoded by the coding sequence ATGAACTTTCACGCGCCGCATCTCCTCTGGCTCCTGCTCGTGCCGCTCGTGTTCGTGCTGGCCGACCTCACGCGCCGCGTGCGCGCTTCGGCTGTCCGCCCGAAGATCCTCCGCGCCCGGGCCGGCTCGCGCTCGCTGGTCCTCGCCCGGGGGCCCGCCCCGGTCTCCCCTGAATCCAAATTCCGGATACGCCTCTGGCTCGGCCTCGCGCTCGCCGTCGTCGCGCTCGCGCGTCCGCAATGGGGCCGCGTCTCCGAGCCCGTGTTCGACCAGTCCCGCGAAATCCTCATCGCGCTCGACCTCTCGCGCAGCATGCTCGCGCCCGACATCCGCCCCTCGCGCCTCGAGCGCGCGAAGCTCCTCGTGAGCAGCCTGCTCGGGCGGCTCCGCGGCGAGCGGGTCGGCCTGATCGTCTTCGCCGGCACCGCGTTCCTGCAAAGCCCGCTCAGCGCCGACTACGAGATCCTCCGCGAGTTTCTGCCCCAGCTGGACTCCGCCTACCTGCCGCAGGGCGGCAGCGATTACGAGGCGCTCCTCAAGGCCGCCATCGGCGCGTTCGGCGAGCAACCCGGCGGCGCCGACCGCTACCTCATCATCCTCAGCGACGGCGAGGCCACCGACGACGCGTGGAAGCCGCTCGCCGCCGAGCTCGTGAAGAAAAACATCCGCGTCATCGGCCTCGGCGTCGGCACCGACGCCGGCTCGATGATTCCCGACGGGGCGGGCGGCTTTGTGAAGGACGAGCGCGGCGCCGTCGTGCTCTCGCGGCTCGAAAGCGGCACGCTGCGCGACCTCGCCGACGCGACCACCGGCGTTTACGCCGACGCCAGCTCGTGGGTGGATCTCGCGCAAATCATCGAGGCCACCGTCGCGACCGGGCGGAAAGGCGAGTTTCGCGAGGAAAACCGCGTGCGCATGACCGAGCGTTACCAATGGTTCCTCGCTGCCGCGCTGGTGTTTCTTGCCTGGAGCCTCTGGGGGGAATTTCCCGTCCGCCCGCGTCCGCGCGCCGTGCGTCTGGCCGCCGCCAACGCCGCGCTCGCCCTGCTGCTCGCGCTCGCCCTGCCCGCGCCCGATGCCGCCGCCGCGCATCAGACGGGCGCTCCCGCGCCGGCAAACACAGATGCCATCGACCTGCTCGGCGGGCCGCCCCCGTCCGGCGCCGCCGCGCCGCCCGCCGCCGAAAAATCCGACCCCGCCGCCCCGCTATCCAAGCTCGTCGGCGAGCTCTCCGCGCGCGACACGCTCCTTGCCGCCGATTACGCCACCATGGCGCGGGCCACGATCCATTACGGCGAATCCATCCAGGCCTCGCAGCAACCGGTCCCGGAGCTTCCCGTGCGCGACGCCCTTGCCGCCGTCGATGCCGGGGCGCTTCTGGACAAAAACGCCGCCGACTGGCCGCGCCTGCGCGAGCGGCTGGAGGCATTCCTCAAAAAACCCGAGGACCAGCAGCAAAAGCAGGACGACCAGCAGAAACAGGACAAGCAGGACCAGCAGAAAAACGACCAGAAGCAGGACAACCAGCAGCAACAGCAGAACCAGTCCGGCGGAAACAATTCCCAGGACCAGCAAAACCAATCCGGCGGACAAAACAGCGATTCCCAAAAACAGGACTCGCAAGGCGGTGACCAATCCCAGGACCAGAAAAACCAGCAGCAACAGCAGCAGTCCGATTCGCAAAAAAACGACCAAAAGCAAAACGGACAGGACCAGCAACAACAGCAACAATCCGGGCAGGACGACCAACAACAAAAGCAGTCCGGCCAGGACGGGCAAAAGGACCGGCAGCAGCAGCAAAACGGCGAAAAACAAAACCAGCCGAACTCTGCCGGCCAGCAACAACCGCAAAGCGAAAACCGGCCCGAGCCGCGCCAAGGCGAAAAAGCCTTCGACGACATGCAGAAAAAAGACGACCAGAAAGACGCCGCCCAGCCGAAGCCCGAGGCCGGCGACCAGCGGCAGCAGCCGCAACCCGACAAGCAACCCGCCCCGTCCGGCGACGCCCAGCCGCAACCCGCGAACCCCGGCGACACGCAGCAAGTCGGCGGCACCGCCGGCGACCAGTCCGCGCAGCCCGTGGACCCCGCGCTCGTCGTCCCGCTCCAAAAACTCGACCAGATCCGCAACCAGGACTCCCCCGCCCGCCTTTTCCAACTCATGCAAGATCCCAACCAGCCCGTCAAAAAAGGCAAAGACTGGTAA